The following are encoded together in the Arcobacter aquimarinus genome:
- a CDS encoding ribonucleoside-diphosphate reductase subunit alpha, with amino-acid sequence MGIMIKKRNGRKEILDITKIQKMTIDATSDLEGVSQSELELDAQIKFIDGMSSSDIQDALIKTAVEKIDIDVPNWTFVAARLFVFDLYHRVGKSTHGIKGEPYCHLKDYLKYGKDAGRLIPNLGEGYDLDELNSYIDPKRDFLFNYLGIKTLYDRYLIKNNQGDPIELPQQMFMAIAMFLAQNETNKQQCAKEFYDVISKFEVMLATPTLSNARTNRHQLSSCYIGSSPDNIEGIFDGYKEMALLSKFGGGIGWDWTQIRALGGVIDNHKSAAGGTVPFLKITNDIALAVDQLGTRKGAIAVYLEPWHMDIVDFIDLKKNSGEERRRAHDLFPALWITDLFMERVLEDSHWTLFDPYEVKDLSECYGDEFKAKYIAYENDETITKNTMKAKDLWKKVLTSYFESGSPFLCFKDTANKANPNSHVGHIRSSNLCTEIFQNTNPNHYLIKLEFEDGMIETYEEEDLIVVDGGITKKANKVSALDSINGKKVFIVEKEKIDGDTAVCNLASVNLSRINTKEDIQRVVPIAIRMLDNVIDLNFYPLRKVKATNMKSRSIGLGVMGEAEMLAEYKLAWGSNEHFKMIDSIMEAISYNAIKSSSDLAIEKGIYPTFEGSKWSQGIMPHDHAPQAVNALVNKDLFDTGYDWDSLREKVKKDGMRNGYLMAVAPTSSISILVGTTQAIEPVYKRKWFEENLSGLIPVVVPKLSPETWNYYTPAFEIDQLQVIKAAAIRQKWIDQGQSTNIFMSLDKASGKYLHEIYTLAWKLGLKSTYYLRSQSPEAKNDVEDRSMECAGCQ; translated from the coding sequence ATGGGAATTATGATAAAAAAAAGAAATGGTCGTAAAGAAATTTTAGATATTACTAAAATTCAAAAGATGACTATTGATGCAACTTCTGATTTAGAAGGTGTTAGTCAAAGTGAACTTGAACTTGATGCACAAATTAAGTTTATTGATGGAATGAGTTCATCTGATATTCAAGATGCACTTATTAAAACAGCAGTTGAAAAAATAGATATTGATGTTCCAAATTGGACTTTTGTAGCAGCTCGATTATTTGTTTTTGATTTATATCATAGAGTTGGAAAATCAACGCATGGAATTAAAGGTGAGCCATATTGTCATTTAAAAGATTATTTGAAATATGGAAAAGATGCAGGAAGATTAATTCCAAATCTTGGTGAGGGTTATGATTTAGATGAATTAAATTCTTATATTGATCCTAAAAGAGATTTTTTATTTAACTATTTAGGAATTAAAACTTTATATGATAGATATTTAATCAAAAATAATCAAGGTGATCCAATAGAACTTCCTCAACAGATGTTTATGGCAATTGCTATGTTTTTAGCTCAAAATGAAACAAATAAACAACAATGCGCAAAAGAGTTCTATGATGTTATTTCTAAATTTGAAGTAATGCTTGCAACTCCAACATTATCAAATGCTAGAACAAATAGACATCAATTATCTTCTTGTTATATAGGAAGTTCTCCTGATAATATAGAAGGAATTTTCGATGGTTACAAAGAGATGGCATTATTATCTAAATTTGGTGGAGGAATCGGTTGGGATTGGACACAGATTAGAGCTTTAGGTGGAGTTATTGATAACCACAAAAGTGCAGCTGGAGGAACGGTACCTTTTTTAAAAATTACAAATGATATTGCACTTGCAGTTGACCAACTAGGAACTAGAAAAGGTGCAATTGCTGTATATCTTGAGCCTTGGCACATGGATATTGTAGATTTTATAGATTTAAAGAAGAATTCTGGTGAAGAAAGAAGAAGAGCTCACGATTTATTCCCAGCTCTTTGGATTACAGATTTATTTATGGAGAGAGTTTTAGAAGATTCTCACTGGACATTATTTGACCCTTATGAAGTAAAAGATTTATCAGAGTGTTATGGTGATGAGTTTAAAGCTAAATATATAGCTTATGAAAATGATGAAACTATTACTAAAAATACTATGAAAGCAAAAGATTTATGGAAAAAAGTTTTAACTTCATATTTTGAATCAGGAAGTCCATTTTTATGTTTTAAAGATACAGCAAATAAAGCTAATCCAAACTCTCATGTTGGACATATTAGAAGTTCAAATCTTTGTACAGAGATTTTCCAAAATACAAATCCAAACCATTATTTAATCAAATTAGAGTTTGAAGATGGAATGATTGAAACTTATGAAGAAGAAGATTTAATAGTTGTAGATGGTGGAATTACTAAAAAAGCAAACAAAGTATCAGCACTTGATAGTATAAATGGTAAAAAAGTATTTATAGTTGAAAAAGAGAAAATAGATGGAGATACAGCTGTTTGTAATTTAGCTTCTGTAAATCTTTCAAGAATAAATACAAAAGAAGATATACAAAGAGTTGTACCAATTGCTATTAGAATGCTTGATAATGTTATAGATTTAAATTTTTATCCATTAAGAAAAGTAAAAGCAACGAACATGAAATCAAGAAGTATTGGTCTTGGAGTTATGGGTGAAGCTGAAATGTTAGCTGAATATAAACTAGCCTGGGGTTCAAACGAACATTTTAAAATGATTGATTCTATTATGGAAGCAATTTCGTATAATGCAATTAAATCAAGTTCAGATTTAGCTATTGAAAAAGGTATTTATCCAACATTTGAAGGTTCAAAATGGAGTCAGGGTATTATGCCACATGACCATGCTCCACAAGCTGTAAATGCTTTAGTAAATAAGGATTTATTTGATACGGGATATGATTGGGATAGTTTAAGAGAAAAAGTAAAAAAAGATGGAATGAGAAATGGTTACTTAATGGCTGTTGCTCCAACTTCATCTATTTCTATTTTAGTGGGAACTACACAAGCTATAGAGCCAGTTTATAAAAGAAAATGGTTTGAAGAAAACTTATCAGGATTAATTCCTGTTGTTGTTCCAAAACTATCTCCAGAAACTTGGAATTATTATACACCTGCTTTTGAAATTGACCAATTACAAGTTATAAAAGCAGCTGCAATTAGACAAAAATGGATAGACCAAGGTCAATCTACAAATATTTTCATGAGCTTAGATAAAGCAAGTGGAAAATATTTACATGAAATTTATACATTAGCTTGGAAATTAGGACTTAAATCGACATACTATTTAAGAAGTCAATCTCCTGAAGCAAAAAATGATGTAGAAGACAGAAGCATGGAGTGTGCAGGTTGTCAATAA